In Pan troglodytes isolate AG18354 chromosome 21, NHGRI_mPanTro3-v2.0_pri, whole genome shotgun sequence, one genomic interval encodes:
- the LOC107970066 gene encoding LOW QUALITY PROTEIN: putative high mobility group protein B1-like 1 (The sequence of the model RefSeq protein was modified relative to this genomic sequence to represent the inferred CDS: inserted 1 base in 1 codon): MGKGDPKKPRGNVSSYAFFVQTCREEHKKKHPDASVNFSEFSKKCSERWKTMSAKEKGKFEDMAKADKTHYERXMKTYIPPKGETKKKFKDPNAPKRPPLAFFLFCSEYHPKIKGEHPGLSIGDVAKKLGEMWNNTAADDKQPGEKKAAKLKEKYEKDIAAYQAKGKPEAAKKGVVKAEKSKKKKEEEEDEEDEEDEEEEDEDDDE; encoded by the exons atGGGCAAAGGAGATCCTAAGAAGCCGAGAGGCAATGTGTCATCATATGCATTTTTTGTGCAAACTTGTCGGGAGGAGCATAAGAAGAAGCACCCAGATGCTTCAGTCAACTTCTCAGAGTTTTCTAAGAAGTGCTCAGAGAGGTGGAAGACCATGTCtgctaaagagaaaggaaaatttgagGATATGGCAAAGGCGGACAAGACCcattatgaaa aaatgaaaacctatATCCCTCCCAAAGGGGAGACAAAAAAGAAGTTCAAGGATCCCAATGCACCCAAGAGGCCTCCTTTGGCCTTCTTCCTGTTCTGCTCTGAGTATCACCCAAAAATCAAAGGAGAACATCCTGGCCTGTCCATTGGTGACGTTGCGAAGAAACTGGGAGAGATGTGGAATAACACTGCCGCAGATGACAAGCAGCCTGGTGAAAAGAAGGCTGCGAAGCTGAAGGAAAAATACGAAAAGGATATTGCTGCATATCAAGCTAAAGGAAAGCCTGAGGCAGCAAAAAAGGGAGTTGTCAAAgctgaaaaaagcaagaaaaagaaggaagaggaggaagatgaggaagatgaagaggatgaggaggaggaagatgaagatgatgatgaataA